A region of the Arenibacter antarcticus genome:
GCCTTGGCCATGGAGAGAGAGAACACCAACCTTCATCGAGACCTAAAGCAAACAAAGAAAGAGTTTGCTTTACTGCTAGATAAAGTACAATTAGTGAAAAGTGGGTTTGGGAAACCTAGGTTGCAATTGGACATGAGTCCTGACGTTTTTGAAAATTTAAAACAGAGGTTGAAAAAAGAATAACACCATGTATATCAATATCACCAAACAGCATTTGGATGCTACTTTTTCCCCGAGTTCCGCAGATTTTGTGGCCTATCTGGAGAAAGAGAACGAAGGGAAACAACTGGATCAGCAGGAACATTTTTTTGATCAGCGCAACGACCGGATCGCCCCCGAAAAGGTAATCAGGGAAATAGATGGAAATACGGCCAAATTGAAAAATCTGGAGCCTAAATTCTATTCCCTGACCATCAATCCAAGTCAGCGGGAATTAAGGCATATCAATAACGACCCAAATAAATTAAAAGAATATGTCCGGGAGGTGATGAAGGATTATGCTGCCTCCTTTTATAGGGATAAGCCCGTATCGGTCCATAGTTTAAAATATTATGCAAAGTTGGAGTATGAACGCACCTTTAAGGGATATGACAAACAGGTAAAAGAGAATCAGGTTTTTAAGGCGCAGATCGTCAAATTGGAAAATGATATCCGAATGGTATTAAGAGGTGACCTGGAAGGCAGTGTCAACGCCATGAAGAAGGAAATCACCAAACTTACTGCTCAAATTCCCCATCGTTTAAATGGGGAAGTAGTTGCACAGGGGATGAATAAGCCAGGGTTGCAGACCCATATCCATGTCATTGTAAGCAGAAAGGACGTATCCAACCGGTTCAGTCTTTCCCCCGGAAGCAAATACATGGAATCAGAATCGATTCTAAACAACAAAGTGGTCAAACGGGGATTTAGGCGGGACCAATTTTATGAAAGTGCCGAGAAAAGATTTGATGCCATGTTCAAATATAAGCGAAATTTCGTGGAGACCTACCACGCCCGAAAGAGCCTTTTAAACGATCCGAAAATTTATTTCGCCCATCTCTTAGGACTGCCCACCAATGAACGAAGTGCTGCCTTTAAAATCATGGGAGCTGCCGGGGTAAATATCCCCAAGCTTAACATTCCTACCAACAAGGTAGAAGCCGCCCTCCAAGCCATTAAACAATTTAAAAAGGTGATAGAAGTGGCTAAAACGGCAAGCTCAATCGGGGTGTGAGTGTATTCGTCAAACTGGGTTAATTGATAATATGAATTGATGATGATAGACTTTTTGATATTATTAAAGGTATTGATCTATGGTGTGGGAATCGCATTGGAATATGTATCCTATAAGTGGTACAAGTATCCCTTTGCCTTCAATTTTTTTATATTATTTCTGTTGGGAGGAATATTTCAATGGCAGCATGGTTGGCCAATTTTTATTAAAATTATGCTGTTTTGGTTGTTGCCTTTTCAGATTGCCAATCTAGGGTTTTTTATCTACTTTAATTATAGTTTAAGGAGTCCCAAGGATCCTGAAAGTTATCGTGTGAAGTTTAAATTATTGAACGGCAGCCTGGTGTTAAGGAATATACGAAGAGGGGCCTCTATTATAGGGTCGGCGGGAAGTGGCAAAACAGAAAGTGTAGTCTATAATTTTTTAAAACACTTTAACCAACACCAGTTTTCTGGAGTAATTCATGATTACAAGGATTTTGAGATTACCGAAATGGCTTTTCCCC
Encoded here:
- the mobB gene encoding MobB family relaxase — encoded protein: MYINITKQHLDATFSPSSADFVAYLEKENEGKQLDQQEHFFDQRNDRIAPEKVIREIDGNTAKLKNLEPKFYSLTINPSQRELRHINNDPNKLKEYVREVMKDYAASFYRDKPVSVHSLKYYAKLEYERTFKGYDKQVKENQVFKAQIVKLENDIRMVLRGDLEGSVNAMKKEITKLTAQIPHRLNGEVVAQGMNKPGLQTHIHVIVSRKDVSNRFSLSPGSKYMESESILNNKVVKRGFRRDQFYESAEKRFDAMFKYKRNFVETYHARKSLLNDPKIYFAHLLGLPTNERSAAFKIMGAAGVNIPKLNIPTNKVEAALQAIKQFKKVIEVAKTASSIGV